A part of Paenarthrobacter sp. A20 genomic DNA contains:
- a CDS encoding CoA-binding protein, translating to MSTTERTWEGPSAPERLALLRQAKSIAIVGASDKPSRASYFVATYLQSSTRYKVYFVNPVVKEILGQPTYASLADLPESPDIVDVFRKNDDLPGVLDEAVAVGAKTLWLQLGSWHEEVARDAESAGLNVVMDRCVKIEHARFHGGLHLAGFDTGVISSKRQVLA from the coding sequence ATGAGCACCACTGAACGTACCTGGGAGGGCCCATCTGCTCCTGAGCGCCTGGCACTCCTCCGGCAGGCGAAGTCCATCGCGATCGTTGGTGCCTCGGACAAGCCGTCCCGTGCCAGCTACTTCGTGGCCACGTACCTGCAGTCGTCCACCCGTTACAAGGTCTACTTCGTCAACCCTGTGGTCAAGGAAATCCTGGGCCAGCCAACGTACGCGTCGCTGGCCGACCTTCCCGAGTCACCGGATATCGTGGACGTCTTCCGCAAGAACGACGACCTTCCGGGGGTCTTGGACGAAGCCGTCGCGGTTGGCGCCAAGACGCTGTGGCTGCAGCTCGGTTCGTGGCATGAAGAGGTTGCCCGCGACGCCGAATCTGCGGGCCTCAACGTGGTCATGGACCGCTGCGTGAAGATCGAGCACGCCCGCTTCCACGGTGGCCTCCATCTGGCTGGCTTCGATACCGGGGTTATCTCTTCGAAGCGCCAGGTTCTGGCGTAG
- a CDS encoding HNH endonuclease: protein MKSAIVALQVRIAVALDLAQRQEQAEAGVPVSERGKGVGAQVALARRESPNRGSRLLGMAKALVMEMPRTLAALESGELNEWRATLLVKETACLSVEDRCAVDEELAADTGTFDGAGDQAIIAAAKAAAYRRDPRSVVKRASHAVSERTVSLRPAPDTMTYLTALLPVAQGVAVYAALTRRADSARSAGDPRNRGQVMADTLVERITGTPGGISGINLDLVMTDRTLFQGDAEPARVKGYGIVPAGWARKLVGAGGAGPVGGAGGAGREIPVVQDPSAGSDSGPPRNPELQVWVRRLYTAPATGDLLTTDSKARLFPPRLRRFIETRDDTCRTPYCDAPIRPIDHIVPWHAGGTTTLANGAGLCEACNHTKENPGWSANTRPGERHTLEIRTPTGHSYRSQAPPLPGHRPSRT from the coding sequence ATGAAGTCAGCCATCGTTGCTTTGCAGGTGAGGATCGCGGTGGCGTTGGATCTGGCGCAGCGCCAGGAGCAGGCAGAAGCCGGTGTGCCCGTGTCCGAGCGGGGTAAGGGTGTTGGGGCGCAGGTGGCGTTGGCTCGGCGGGAGTCCCCGAACCGTGGGTCCCGGCTGTTGGGGATGGCCAAAGCCCTGGTCATGGAGATGCCGAGGACTCTGGCGGCGCTGGAGTCAGGGGAGTTGAATGAGTGGCGTGCCACGTTGCTGGTGAAGGAAACGGCGTGCTTGTCTGTGGAGGACAGGTGTGCGGTGGATGAGGAACTCGCCGCGGACACCGGAACTTTCGACGGCGCTGGGGATCAAGCGATCATTGCCGCGGCGAAAGCGGCCGCGTACCGGCGTGATCCGCGGTCGGTGGTGAAGCGTGCCTCCCACGCCGTGTCCGAGCGGACCGTGAGTCTTCGTCCGGCGCCGGACACCATGACGTACTTGACTGCGTTGCTGCCGGTCGCGCAAGGGGTCGCGGTCTATGCCGCGCTCACGCGTCGGGCTGATTCTGCCCGTTCGGCCGGTGATCCCCGGAACCGGGGCCAGGTCATGGCCGACACCCTCGTCGAGCGCATCACCGGTACACCGGGAGGGATCTCAGGGATCAACCTGGACCTCGTCATGACCGACCGAACCCTCTTCCAGGGCGATGCCGAACCCGCACGCGTGAAGGGCTACGGAATCGTCCCAGCAGGGTGGGCCCGGAAACTGGTCGGTGCCGGCGGTGCAGGCCCTGTCGGCGGTGCAGGCGGCGCAGGCAGGGAGATTCCAGTCGTCCAGGATCCCTCGGCTGGCAGCGACTCCGGTCCTCCGCGGAATCCTGAGCTCCAGGTCTGGGTCCGCCGGCTCTACACTGCACCGGCCACAGGAGATCTCCTGACAACGGATTCCAAAGCCAGACTCTTCCCACCACGACTCAGACGTTTCATCGAAACCCGCGATGACACCTGCCGCACCCCCTACTGCGACGCGCCCATCCGCCCCATCGACCACATCGTGCCCTGGCACGCCGGAGGCACCACCACCCTGGCCAACGGGGCCGGACTCTGCGAAGCCTGCAACCACACCAAAGAAAACCCGGGCTGGAGCGCCAACACCAGGCCCGGGGAAAGACACACCCTGGAAATACGCACGCCCACCGGACACAGCTACCGCTCGCAAGCGCCGCCCCTGCCCGGGCACCGGCCCTCCAGAACGTAA
- the sfnG gene encoding dimethylsulfone monooxygenase SfnG, whose translation MTEISNVARLSEPLKFAYWVPNVSGGLVVSTIEQRTGWDFDYNKKLARIAENSGFEYALTQTRYAASYGADKQHEATSFSLALLAATERLKVIAAVHPGMWHPGVLAKFIITADHISNGRAAVNIVSGWLKSEFTNFGLEWLEHDERYVRTEEFIKVLRGLWTEQGYSQGGKYYNITDFTLNPAPVDVPGRAHPEIFFGGNSTAAQATAGRVADWYFSNGKDLEGFKENIAGVVAASGETKRGTEGALSLPKFGLNGFVIARDSEKEARDTLREIVEKAHKPAVQGFRDAVQEAGASTKDGKGMWADSTFEDLVQYNDGFKTQLIGTPEQIAERIVEYKKIGVNLFLTGYLHFQEELAAFGQDVLPIVRELEADLARKNGTELDLSSTPVADSVAV comes from the coding sequence ATGACCGAGATCAGCAACGTCGCCCGACTCTCCGAGCCGCTCAAGTTCGCCTACTGGGTTCCCAACGTCTCCGGCGGCCTGGTGGTGTCCACCATCGAGCAGCGCACCGGCTGGGACTTCGACTACAACAAGAAGCTTGCCCGGATCGCGGAGAACTCCGGCTTCGAATATGCCTTGACCCAGACCCGCTACGCCGCTTCCTACGGTGCGGATAAGCAGCACGAAGCGACGTCGTTCAGCCTGGCGCTCCTCGCGGCGACCGAGCGTCTCAAGGTCATCGCCGCCGTCCACCCGGGCATGTGGCACCCCGGCGTCCTGGCGAAATTCATCATCACCGCGGACCACATCTCCAATGGCCGTGCTGCCGTGAACATCGTCTCGGGCTGGCTCAAGAGCGAGTTCACCAACTTCGGCCTCGAATGGCTGGAACACGATGAGCGCTACGTCCGCACCGAGGAATTCATCAAGGTCCTCCGCGGCCTGTGGACCGAGCAGGGCTACAGCCAGGGCGGCAAGTACTACAACATCACCGACTTCACCCTGAACCCGGCGCCCGTCGACGTTCCCGGGCGTGCGCACCCGGAAATCTTCTTCGGCGGAAACTCGACGGCGGCTCAGGCCACTGCGGGCCGCGTGGCGGACTGGTACTTCTCCAACGGCAAGGACCTGGAGGGCTTCAAGGAGAACATCGCCGGCGTGGTGGCCGCTTCCGGTGAGACTAAGCGCGGCACCGAGGGAGCGCTGTCCTTGCCGAAGTTTGGCCTCAACGGCTTCGTGATCGCCCGCGATTCCGAGAAGGAAGCACGCGACACCCTCCGTGAGATCGTGGAAAAGGCCCACAAGCCGGCAGTCCAGGGCTTCCGGGACGCCGTGCAGGAAGCCGGCGCCTCCACCAAGGACGGCAAGGGCATGTGGGCGGACTCCACGTTTGAGGACCTGGTCCAGTACAACGACGGTTTCAAGACCCAGCTGATCGGCACCCCGGAACAGATTGCCGAGCGGATCGTGGAGTACAAGAAGATCGGCGTGAACCTGTTCCTCACCGGGTACCTGCACTTCCAGGAAGAGCTCGCTGCGTTCGGCCAGGACGTCCTGCCGATCGTCCGTGAACTCGAAGCAGACCTTGCCCGCAAGAACGGCACCGAGCTGGACCTCTCCTCCACACCCGTCGCCGATTCGGTGGCAGTCTGA
- a CDS encoding O-acetylhomoserine aminocarboxypropyltransferase/cysteine synthase family protein, translating to MADRTFGFRTRALHAGGTPDAEHGARAVPIYQTTSFVFKDTNDAANLFALQKYGNIYSRIGNPTVAAFEERIASLEGGIGAVATASGMAAEFITFAALTQSGDHIVAASQLYGGTVTQLDVSLRRFGVGTTFVPGTDPADYAAAIQENTKALFVEVVANPSSEVQDLAGLAKVAHDAGIPLVVDATLSTPYLVRPFEHGADIVIHSATKFIGGHGTTLGGVIVESGRFNWGNGKFPMMTEPVPSYGNVSWWGNFGEYGFLTKLRCEHLRDIGPALSPLSAFQLLQGVETLPQRLDEHLKNAQAVAGWLDADPRVAYVNYSGLPSHPHFDRARKYLPKGPGSVFSFGVAGGRAAGRKFIESLQIASHLANVGDARTLVIHPGSTTHQQLSAEQLESAGVPEDLVRISVGLEDLEDILWDLDQALTAAQTVASDEEPGEACAVAIPAAGTQTVGAKA from the coding sequence ATGGCTGACCGTACCTTCGGATTCCGCACCCGTGCCCTCCATGCCGGAGGCACTCCCGACGCCGAGCACGGCGCCCGCGCGGTGCCGATCTACCAGACCACGTCCTTCGTCTTCAAGGACACCAACGATGCCGCGAACCTCTTCGCCCTGCAGAAGTACGGCAACATCTACTCGCGCATCGGCAACCCAACTGTCGCGGCTTTCGAGGAGCGTATCGCGTCCCTTGAGGGCGGGATCGGGGCGGTAGCAACGGCGTCGGGCATGGCTGCCGAGTTCATCACCTTCGCCGCGCTGACGCAGTCCGGCGACCACATCGTCGCGGCGTCCCAGCTGTACGGCGGCACTGTCACGCAGCTGGACGTGTCCCTTCGCCGCTTTGGCGTGGGCACCACCTTCGTGCCCGGAACGGATCCGGCCGATTACGCCGCAGCCATTCAGGAGAACACCAAGGCATTGTTCGTCGAGGTCGTTGCGAACCCGTCGTCGGAAGTGCAGGATCTTGCCGGGCTGGCCAAGGTAGCGCACGACGCCGGTATCCCCTTGGTGGTCGACGCCACCTTGAGCACGCCTTACCTCGTGCGGCCGTTCGAGCACGGTGCGGACATCGTGATCCACTCGGCCACCAAGTTCATCGGCGGCCACGGCACCACCCTGGGCGGTGTGATCGTGGAAAGCGGCCGGTTCAATTGGGGCAACGGCAAGTTCCCCATGATGACCGAACCTGTCCCGTCCTACGGCAATGTCTCCTGGTGGGGCAACTTTGGCGAATACGGCTTCCTCACCAAGCTGCGTTGCGAGCACCTTCGCGACATCGGCCCGGCGCTCTCACCCCTTTCCGCGTTCCAGCTGCTGCAGGGTGTTGAAACGCTCCCCCAGCGCCTGGATGAGCACCTGAAGAACGCCCAGGCCGTGGCCGGATGGCTCGATGCCGATCCCCGCGTGGCGTACGTGAACTACTCAGGTTTGCCGTCCCACCCGCACTTCGATCGCGCACGGAAGTACCTGCCCAAGGGGCCGGGTTCCGTTTTCTCGTTCGGTGTTGCCGGGGGTCGTGCAGCTGGCCGGAAGTTTATCGAGTCGCTGCAGATCGCGTCCCATCTGGCCAACGTGGGCGACGCCCGCACCTTGGTCATCCACCCCGGTTCCACCACCCACCAGCAGCTCAGCGCCGAACAGCTTGAGTCGGCTGGTGTGCCGGAGGACCTGGTCCGGATCTCCGTTGGCTTGGAAGACCTTGAGGACATCCTCTGGGACCTGGACCAGGCGCTGACGGCGGCCCAGACGGTTGCATCTGATGAAGAACCAGGTGAAGCCTGCGCGGTGGCAATCCCGGCGGCAGGCACTCAAACCGTAGGAGCGAAAGCATGA
- a CDS encoding alpha-L-fucosidase, with amino-acid sequence MTQVMPTPAQLRWQQLEFGAFIHFGINTFAGKEWSDGSIPASTFNPSELDAGSWVRVAKEAGARYLVLTAKHHDGFCLWPTTTTDYSVASSPWRGGKGDVVRDVAEACAEQGIGLGLYLSPWDRNADCYSDSAAYDDFYLQQLTELCTGYGPLMELWFDGAGSVGREYDWDRIIAVVKEHQPEAMIFNMGQPTIRWVGNENGLALDPVNYVVDRTSDTQYTDSSSGLGTAHYLPPECDVSIRRGWFWHPDDEVKSTGHLLAIYYQSVGMGANLLLNLPPDTRGLIPDEDVRRLREWTAELDRRLSGAVEATVEHHDGGATLSFPAAVTFNHLELVEDLSSGQRITHHVVSGDDSKLVEGKTVGNRRIHQLPVVTAKRLHVKLSGEGGSMASARVYTGALDAAVPAIPEGYEAPTDAPD; translated from the coding sequence GTGACTCAGGTGATGCCCACCCCCGCCCAACTTCGGTGGCAACAGTTGGAATTCGGCGCGTTCATCCACTTCGGCATCAACACCTTCGCCGGTAAGGAATGGAGCGACGGCAGCATCCCGGCCTCCACCTTCAACCCCTCAGAGCTCGACGCCGGAAGCTGGGTTCGCGTGGCCAAGGAAGCGGGTGCCAGGTACTTGGTCCTCACTGCCAAGCACCATGACGGCTTCTGTCTCTGGCCGACGACCACCACTGACTACTCCGTCGCTTCCTCGCCGTGGCGCGGTGGCAAGGGCGACGTGGTTCGCGACGTCGCCGAGGCCTGCGCGGAACAGGGGATAGGACTGGGCCTCTACCTGTCACCCTGGGACCGGAACGCCGACTGCTACAGCGATTCCGCAGCCTATGACGACTTCTACCTCCAGCAGCTCACGGAACTGTGCACGGGCTATGGTCCGCTCATGGAGCTGTGGTTCGACGGCGCGGGTTCGGTGGGCCGGGAGTACGACTGGGACAGGATCATTGCGGTAGTTAAGGAACACCAGCCTGAGGCCATGATTTTCAACATGGGCCAGCCGACCATCCGCTGGGTGGGCAACGAGAACGGCCTGGCGTTGGATCCCGTGAACTACGTGGTGGACCGCACGTCCGATACCCAATACACGGACTCCAGCTCGGGGCTCGGAACTGCGCACTACTTGCCGCCCGAATGCGACGTTTCCATCCGTCGTGGCTGGTTCTGGCACCCGGACGACGAAGTAAAATCCACCGGGCACCTGCTCGCGATCTACTACCAGTCTGTGGGTATGGGAGCCAACCTTCTGCTGAACCTGCCGCCGGACACCCGCGGATTGATTCCCGACGAGGACGTGCGACGGCTCCGGGAATGGACGGCGGAGTTGGACCGTCGGCTCTCCGGCGCGGTTGAGGCAACCGTAGAACATCACGACGGCGGAGCGACCTTGAGCTTTCCGGCTGCGGTCACCTTCAATCACCTTGAGCTCGTGGAGGACCTGAGTTCGGGGCAGCGGATCACGCACCACGTTGTTTCCGGAGATGATTCAAAGCTTGTTGAGGGAAAGACGGTCGGTAACCGACGCATCCACCAGCTGCCCGTTGTCACCGCAAAAAGGTTGCACGTGAAACTGAGCGGTGAAGGTGGCAGCATGGCATCGGCGCGGGTCTACACCGGGGCCCTCGATGCTGCAGTGCCAGCGATTCCCGAGGGCTACGAGGCTCCCACGGACGCGCCGGACTGA
- a CDS encoding RNA polymerase sigma factor, with translation MTDALTDEALHALKGNNAELFSAVYQSYAGQVLGYLTAKGVPDPEASTQDVFLAVLPRLDDLSGGVNGLRTFIFSVAHARMVDEHRKQSRAPIHHEFEPERDTRESSSAEAEALTRLAPNEVAALLDYLGDDQREVLNLRIVAGLTVEQVADIMGKTAGAVKQLQRRALITLREHSAVKEYVSP, from the coding sequence GTGACCGACGCATTGACCGACGAAGCGCTTCATGCGCTCAAGGGCAATAACGCGGAACTGTTCAGTGCCGTCTACCAGTCCTACGCGGGCCAGGTTCTCGGCTACCTGACGGCCAAAGGCGTGCCCGATCCTGAAGCAAGTACGCAGGATGTGTTCCTCGCGGTCTTGCCGCGGCTGGATGACCTCAGCGGCGGTGTTAACGGCCTGCGGACATTCATCTTCTCGGTGGCCCATGCACGCATGGTGGATGAGCACCGGAAGCAAAGCCGGGCTCCGATACACCACGAGTTCGAGCCCGAGCGGGATACGCGCGAATCGAGCTCTGCGGAGGCCGAAGCTTTGACCAGGCTGGCGCCGAATGAGGTGGCAGCACTCCTGGATTACCTGGGCGACGACCAACGTGAGGTCCTGAACCTCCGCATCGTGGCCGGCCTGACGGTTGAACAGGTAGCCGACATCATGGGGAAAACCGCCGGCGCAGTAAAGCAGTTGCAGCGCCGGGCTCTTATTACGCTCCGTGAGCATTCGGCAGTAAAGGAATACGTGTCGCCATGA
- a CDS encoding saccharopine dehydrogenase, translating to MNDLLELDPSGPVLIAGGYGTVGTALTQLAAKEWPLLLTGRNPDRGSSLANERVAVRRWDLNQPEPFKANVRAVISTVNDPDDRVLRAAVQAGIPYVDVTRWTSRVTRALTLATLMQPEAPVLLSSGWMGGITNIVAAALAEEVGGADQIDVAIRYDTNDQAGADSVDFIDRLGLDFEVRKGGTAAVVRPLSDTRWVDIAGHRTKVARLDTPEQFTLPLTIGAGSVATRIGFSSNTSTTALLAARTIGLFRWGSGERWEPLRRSLLYSPGSGGTAHLRVDVEGPGGTRTAVISDPQGQAHLTALGGLLGLHSVLGAGAQAGVFFPESVPEPASQLAKLESWGVTILRS from the coding sequence ATGAACGATCTCCTTGAACTCGATCCCTCCGGCCCTGTGCTGATCGCAGGCGGCTACGGCACAGTCGGAACTGCCCTCACCCAACTCGCCGCGAAGGAGTGGCCCCTACTTCTGACCGGGAGGAATCCAGACCGGGGAAGCAGCCTCGCCAACGAAAGAGTTGCCGTCCGTCGGTGGGACCTCAACCAGCCGGAACCCTTCAAAGCCAACGTCAGGGCCGTCATCAGCACGGTCAACGACCCCGACGACAGGGTGCTCCGCGCGGCAGTCCAGGCCGGGATTCCATATGTTGACGTCACCCGCTGGACCAGCCGTGTCACCCGGGCCCTGACCCTGGCAACCCTCATGCAGCCGGAAGCTCCCGTGCTGTTGAGTTCGGGCTGGATGGGAGGCATTACCAACATCGTGGCAGCGGCATTGGCTGAGGAAGTGGGAGGCGCTGACCAGATCGACGTCGCCATCCGCTATGACACCAACGACCAAGCCGGCGCCGACTCTGTCGACTTTATCGACCGGCTGGGACTGGACTTTGAAGTACGCAAAGGCGGTACGGCCGCCGTCGTACGTCCCCTCAGTGACACCCGCTGGGTGGACATTGCCGGCCACCGCACCAAAGTCGCCCGCCTGGACACCCCTGAGCAGTTCACCTTGCCGCTGACTATCGGCGCCGGCTCGGTGGCCACGAGGATTGGCTTCAGTTCCAACACCTCCACGACGGCGTTGCTCGCCGCGAGGACGATAGGGCTGTTCCGCTGGGGGAGCGGAGAACGGTGGGAACCGCTCCGGCGGTCCCTTTTGTACTCGCCGGGATCGGGCGGAACCGCGCACCTTCGTGTGGATGTGGAGGGGCCGGGCGGCACCAGAACTGCCGTCATTTCGGATCCCCAGGGACAGGCGCACCTGACCGCGTTGGGTGGTTTGTTGGGACTCCACTCGGTGCTTGGCGCCGGGGCACAGGCAGGAGTCTTTTTCCCTGAATCGGTGCCGGAACCGGCCTCGCAGCTCGCGAAACTGGAATCGTGGGGTGTGACAATATTGAGGTCATGA
- the acs gene encoding acetate--CoA ligase: MTSAVPKISHTTSDATASEAGLLDAPGSLHGSSGWSSTEPADGAVHGADFGERARHSGFDETGSAVGFWEEQARRLHWAAPWHTAHTWTPTDVEAGRGPDIRWFDGGKLNVAYNCVDRHVLAGKGDKVALYFEGEPGDRRAITYAELQREVSKAANALLDLGITKGDRVVIYLPVIPETVIVTLAVARIGAIHSLVFGGFSAEALRFRVQDTQAKLLVTTDGQFRRGTAVPVKDNADAAVAGDNAIEHVLVINRTTPAGDLASVNMKEGRDVWWHDVVDTASDVHEPKAFDAETPLFIMYTSGTTGKPKGLVHTSGGYLTQASWSFEYLFSNPDPSLRESDVHWCTADLAWVTAHTYEIYGPLSNGVTQVIFEGTPNTPHPGRHFEIIERYKVTQYYTAPTLVRSLMGWFPDGVPESYDFSSIRVLGTVGEAVNPEAWRWLRGNIGGGTAPMVDTWWQSETGATIMSPSPTDTEFKPGCAARPLPGVSTRVVDQAGTLSEPGVQGFIVVDRPGPAIARTVWGNPRRYFDSYWSQYAEQGWFLAGDGAKYDSDGDIWILGRVDDTLNVSGHLLSTIEIESALVSHPDVVEAGVCPVADPTTGHAVVAFVVLRGDARTDARSDASGGSAAEVTNNLRNHVAKEIGPIAKPRDVVVVADVPKTRSGKIMRRLLTQLFEGTALGDTTSLQNEPAIAGIQDVLRERALVKENS; this comes from the coding sequence ATGACTTCTGCCGTACCCAAAATTTCACACACCACTTCGGACGCGACGGCCTCTGAAGCAGGGCTGCTTGACGCGCCCGGCTCCCTTCACGGCTCATCGGGATGGTCCTCGACTGAGCCCGCGGACGGCGCAGTGCACGGCGCTGATTTCGGCGAGCGGGCGCGTCACAGCGGTTTTGATGAGACCGGATCGGCCGTCGGCTTCTGGGAAGAGCAGGCACGCCGCCTGCATTGGGCGGCGCCGTGGCACACCGCGCACACTTGGACGCCGACAGACGTCGAAGCGGGCCGCGGCCCGGACATCAGATGGTTCGACGGCGGCAAACTGAACGTCGCGTACAACTGCGTGGACCGGCATGTGCTTGCCGGCAAGGGTGACAAGGTAGCCCTGTACTTCGAGGGCGAGCCGGGTGACCGCCGTGCCATCACCTATGCAGAGCTTCAACGCGAGGTGTCCAAGGCCGCCAACGCGCTCCTGGACCTTGGGATCACCAAGGGCGACCGCGTGGTCATCTACCTGCCGGTGATCCCCGAAACTGTGATCGTTACGCTTGCCGTGGCACGCATCGGCGCCATCCACTCCTTGGTTTTCGGCGGCTTCTCGGCCGAGGCGCTCCGCTTCCGCGTGCAGGACACACAGGCGAAGCTCCTGGTTACTACGGACGGGCAGTTCCGGCGCGGAACGGCTGTGCCCGTGAAGGACAATGCCGATGCCGCCGTCGCCGGTGACAACGCCATCGAGCACGTACTGGTTATCAACCGGACCACTCCTGCCGGGGATCTGGCCAGCGTAAACATGAAGGAAGGCCGCGACGTCTGGTGGCACGATGTCGTGGACACCGCCTCCGACGTGCACGAGCCGAAGGCTTTCGACGCCGAGACTCCGCTGTTCATCATGTACACCTCCGGGACCACGGGTAAGCCGAAAGGCCTGGTTCACACCTCGGGCGGTTACCTCACGCAGGCCTCCTGGAGTTTCGAGTACCTCTTCAGCAACCCGGACCCGTCATTGCGGGAAAGCGACGTGCACTGGTGCACCGCTGACCTCGCGTGGGTCACGGCCCACACCTACGAGATCTACGGGCCGCTCTCCAACGGCGTCACCCAGGTGATTTTCGAGGGCACCCCCAACACCCCGCATCCGGGCCGGCACTTCGAGATCATCGAGCGTTACAAGGTCACCCAGTACTACACCGCGCCCACGCTGGTCCGCTCCCTCATGGGTTGGTTCCCCGACGGCGTGCCGGAGAGCTACGATTTCTCCTCCATCCGTGTATTGGGCACGGTGGGCGAGGCCGTGAACCCCGAAGCCTGGCGCTGGCTGCGCGGGAACATCGGCGGGGGCACTGCACCCATGGTGGACACGTGGTGGCAGTCCGAAACGGGCGCCACCATCATGTCTCCCTCACCAACGGACACCGAGTTCAAACCCGGTTGTGCCGCACGGCCGCTTCCAGGGGTCAGCACGCGGGTAGTGGACCAGGCCGGCACTCTTTCGGAGCCCGGCGTGCAGGGCTTCATCGTGGTGGACCGTCCCGGCCCCGCCATCGCACGGACCGTCTGGGGCAACCCGCGGCGGTACTTCGATTCCTACTGGAGCCAGTACGCGGAGCAGGGCTGGTTCCTTGCCGGCGACGGCGCCAAATACGACTCCGACGGCGACATCTGGATCCTTGGGCGCGTGGACGACACCCTCAACGTCTCAGGCCATTTGCTGTCCACCATCGAGATCGAGTCTGCGCTGGTTTCACACCCGGACGTGGTGGAGGCCGGGGTCTGTCCGGTGGCCGATCCCACCACCGGGCACGCGGTGGTCGCGTTCGTCGTCCTTCGCGGTGACGCCCGCACTGACGCCCGCAGTGACGCCTCCGGTGGGTCAGCTGCGGAAGTGACCAACAACCTGCGCAACCACGTTGCCAAGGAGATCGGCCCCATCGCCAAGCCGCGCGACGTCGTCGTGGTGGCTGACGTACCCAAAACCCGCAGCGGCAAGATCATGCGCCGTCTGTTGACCCAGCTTTTTGAGGGGACCGCCCTGGGCGATACCACCTCACTCCAGAACGAACCGGCTATTGCCGGCATCCAGGACGTCCTGCGCGAGCGGGCCCTAGTAAAGGAAAATTCATGA
- a CDS encoding TetR/AcrR family transcriptional regulator: MTESKGALRKAALLDAAEEVLVTKGNANAAMRDFAAAAGVRIGHLQHYFPTRADLIRSVLERTLERSLRRLEETAGFELGAESSGQLSQNDSHRLLTALLQEHSGLADVRMHLEIWAMAASDESAAGAVRAFYSQYSARVQGVVRRGRPDLTEPQTSDVAAAIVSLFEGAAVTRSDIAGLRTEQGDQTIIRTAQWLIHGQEAPL; encoded by the coding sequence ATGACCGAAAGCAAGGGCGCCCTGCGGAAGGCGGCGCTCCTTGACGCTGCGGAGGAAGTGCTGGTCACCAAGGGGAACGCAAACGCAGCAATGCGGGACTTCGCCGCCGCTGCAGGTGTGCGGATAGGGCACCTGCAGCACTACTTCCCAACCCGGGCCGACCTCATCCGTTCCGTCCTTGAACGGACACTCGAGCGCTCGCTGCGGAGGCTTGAGGAAACGGCCGGGTTTGAGCTCGGTGCCGAGTCTTCCGGCCAACTTTCCCAGAACGATTCCCACCGCCTGCTCACGGCGCTGCTCCAGGAGCATTCGGGCCTGGCAGACGTCAGGATGCACCTGGAAATCTGGGCCATGGCTGCCTCCGACGAGTCAGCGGCCGGTGCCGTGAGGGCGTTCTATTCACAGTACTCGGCGCGTGTGCAAGGCGTGGTCCGGCGTGGCAGGCCGGACCTTACCGAGCCCCAAACAAGCGACGTTGCCGCCGCGATAGTGAGCCTCTTCGAAGGCGCTGCCGTCACACGGTCCGACATCGCAGGACTGCGAACTGAACAAGGCGACCAAACCATCATTCGCACGGCACAGTGGTTGATCCACGGACAGGAAGCTCCTCTGTGA
- a CDS encoding iron chaperone: protein MAETGTTHKTKSYDGFTEEERAAMKERAQELKKAPRKKASKADGEADVMAKIAEMPEADKVMAERLHAIVKEHAPELTPKTWYGMPAYARDGKNIVFFQSSHKFKARYATLGFEENAKLDDGAMWPTSFALKEITPEVETKIVELIKRAIA from the coding sequence ATGGCTGAGACCGGAACGACCCACAAGACCAAGTCCTACGACGGCTTTACGGAGGAAGAGCGCGCCGCAATGAAGGAGCGCGCTCAGGAGCTGAAGAAGGCTCCGCGCAAGAAGGCGTCCAAGGCAGACGGTGAAGCCGACGTGATGGCAAAGATCGCCGAAATGCCCGAGGCGGACAAGGTCATGGCCGAACGGCTCCACGCAATCGTCAAGGAACACGCGCCGGAACTGACGCCCAAGACCTGGTACGGGATGCCGGCCTACGCCAGGGACGGGAAGAACATCGTCTTCTTCCAGAGCTCACACAAGTTCAAGGCACGGTACGCCACGCTCGGCTTCGAAGAAAACGCCAAGCTCGACGACGGCGCCATGTGGCCCACGTCGTTTGCCCTCAAGGAGATTACTCCGGAGGTCGAAACGAAGATCGTCGAACTCATCAAGCGGGCCATCGCCTGA